A stretch of Alligator mississippiensis isolate rAllMis1 chromosome 14, rAllMis1, whole genome shotgun sequence DNA encodes these proteins:
- the SGSM2 gene encoding small G protein signaling modulator 2 isoform X7 has product MAAVPYADTAFCLAIPALADIWGGLPWHPTLHVEAGPAPGTKQPKNQPTGQESLKRQNSTTSKSPVLTPQAIKHIWVRTALIEKVLDKIVQYIVDNCSKYYEREALLADPVCGPILASLLVGPCALEYTKLKTADHYWTDPSADELVQRHRIHGVHGRQDSPSKRPALGIRKRQSSGSTSEDRFAASAREYVESLHQNSRTHLLYGKNNVLVQPRDDMEAIPGYLSLHQSADNLTLKWTPNQLMNGTLGDSELEKSVYWDYALIVPFSQIVCIHCHQQPESGGTLVLVSQDGIQRPPLHFPQGGHLLAFLSCLENGLLPRGQLEPPLWSQQGKGKVFPKLRKRNINKSVDLDEMPEETATDYVFRIIYPGHKHENITINYHHLAASRSASVDDDEEEEDKLHAMLSMICSRNLTAPNRMKDPSDMIEMQGFSASLLSWQLEHCSQGSSCLSCSTGSSPYDLPTCCNCIHDRTPLKMLCESMKRQIVSRAFYGWLAYCRHLSTVRTHLSALVNHTIVPPDKPTSATGGLTKEVWSKYQKDKKNYKELELLRRVYYGGVQHEIRKEVWPFLLGHYKFGMTKKDMDRVDEDIALQYQKVMAEWKACEVIVKQREKESHYATLAKFSSGSSIDSHVQRLIHRDSTISNDVFISVDEMDSAERDLKGQDDPSLTVVNMDTPTAVAAVEQQSVEFDSPDSGLPSSRNYSVASGILSSIDDGQSICFEDGVEEETSMDLERTDVDTIHAQKAGLVAVEAQDSIPEEQLCSQLDYLTSGVDLAAVCAASYTIELLDTVALNLHRIDKDVQRCDRNYWYFTADNLEKLRNVMCSYVWEHLEVGYVQGMCDLLAPLMVILDSDQLAYSCFSHLMKRMSQNFPNGGAMDTHFANMRSLIQILDSELFELMHQNGDYTHFYFCYRWFLLDFKRELLYEDVFTVWEVIWAAKHISSEHFVLFIALALVEVYREIIRDNNMDFTDIIKFFNEMAEHHNAQEILKIARDLVYKVQTLIENK; this is encoded by the exons GAAAAATCAGCCAACTGGCCAGGAGTCCCTCAAGAGGCAGAATTCAACCACAAGCAAATCGCCTGTCCTGACACCTCAGGCCATCAAACACATCTGGGTCCGGACGGCGCTGATCGAGAAAGTGCTGGACAAAATTGTGCAGTACATAGTGGACAACTGCAG CAAATATTACGAGAGAGAAGCTCTATTGGCAGATCCTGTTTGTGGTCCAATCCTTGCTTCTCTTCTAG TTGGACCCTGCGCTCTCGAATATACCAAGCTGAAAACAGCCGACCACTACTGGACTGACCCCTCGGCCGATGAGCTGGTGCAGAGGCACCGCATTCATGGAGTACACGGCCGTCAGGACTCTCCCTCCAAACGCCCGGCGCTGGGA ATCCGGAAGCGGCAGTCCAGCGGTAGCACGTCTGAGGACCGGTTTGCTGCTTCGGCAAGGGAGTATGTGGAGTCTTTGCACCAGAACTCGAGGACACACCTGCTGTATGGGAAAAATAACGTCCTCGTTCAGCCA AGAGATGATATGGAGGCAATTCCTGGGTATCTCTCCCTGCATCAGTCAGCAGATAACTTGACTTTGAAATGGACCCCGAACCAGCTCATGAATGGGACCCTTGGGGATTCAGAACTTGAGAAAAG TGTTTACTGGGACTACGCCTTAATCGTGCCATTCAGTCAGATCGTCTGCATACACTGCCATCAGCAAC CAGAAAGTGGAGGGACATTAGTGTTGGTGAGTCAGGATGGGATTCAGAGACCTCCGCTCCATTTCCCGCAGGGAGGCCACCTCCTTGCTTTCCTCTCTTGCCTCGAAAATGGCCTTCTGCCCCGAGGGCAACTAGAGCCACCGCTTTGGTCCCAACAGGGCAAG GGTAAAGTGTTTCCAAAGCTCCGGAAAAGAAATATTAACAAGTCAGTGGATCTAGATGAAATGCCAGAGGAGACCGCTACAGACTACGTCTTCAGAATCATCTACCCAGGTCACAAGCATGAGAACA TAACTATTAACTACCACCACTTAGCTGCCAGCCGCTCTGCCTCTGtcgacgatgacgaggaggaggAAGATAAGCTACACGCAATGCTATCAATGATCTGCTCTCGGAACCTCACAGCTCCTAATAGGATGAAAG aCCCCAGCGACATGATAGAGATGCAGGGATTTAGTGCAAGCTTGTTGTCatggcagctggagcactgtAGCCAAGGTTCCTCGTGTCTCTCCTGTTCAACGGGCAGCTCTCCTTatgacctccccacctgctgcaacTGCATACACGACAG AACCCCGTTAAAGATGCTGTGTGAAAGCATGAAGAGACAAATTGTATCCAGAGCCTTCTATGGAT GGCTTGCCTACTGCCGTCATTTGTCTACAGTGCGAACACATCTGTCTGCTCTAGTGAACCACACCATCGTCCCACCCGACAAACCGACCAGCGCCACAGGAGGCCTGACAAAAGAGGTCTGGAGCAAATACCAGAAGGACAAGAAG AATTACAAGGAGTTGGAATTGCTGAGAAGAGTGTACTATGGTGGGGTGCAGCATGAGATCCGAAAGGAAGTGTGGCCCTTCTTACTAGGTCACTACAAATTTGGCATGACCAAGAAGGATATGGATCGG GTGGATGAAGACATTGCTCTCCAGTATCAGAAGGTCATGGCGGAGTGGAAAGCCTGCGAGGTGATAGTGAAGCAGCGAGAGAAGGAGTCACACTATGCCACCTTGGCTAAGTTTTCATCGGGCAGCAGCATCGACAGCCACGTCCAGCGACTGATCCACAGGGACTCCACCATCAGCAATGAC GTCTTCATCTCTGTAGATGAAATGGACTCAGCAGAGCGAGACTTAAAGGGCCAGGACGACCCTTCTTTGACTGTGGTGAACATGGACACACCAACAGCAGTTGCTGCAGTAGAGCAGCAGTCGGTAGAATTTGATTCTCCTGACTCTGGGCTGCCTTCTTCTCGGAACTACTCGGTAGCTTCAGGCATCCTCTCCAGCATCGATGACGGGCAGAGCATCTGCTTTGAAGATGGGGTAGAGGAAGAAACGAGCATGGACTTGGAAAGAACAGATGTGGACACAATCCATGCTCAGAAAGCCGGGTTGGTGGCTGTAGAGGCGCAGGATTCCATACCGGAGGAAcagctgtgctcccagctggATTATTTAACATCTGGAGTGGATCTTGCTGCTGTTTGTGCTGCGTCCTATACA ATAGAATTACTGGACACAGTTGCCTTAAATTTGCATAGAATTGATAAAGACGTCCAGAGGTGTGATCGGAACTACTGGTATTTTACTGCTGATAACCTGGAGAAGCTCCGAAATGTCATGTGCAG TTATGTTTGGGAGCACCTCGAGGTTGGCTACGTTCAAGGCATGTGCGATCTCCTGGCTCCTCTCATGGTCATACTTGACAGCG aTCAGCTGGCATACAGCTGCTTCAGCCACCTGATGAAGAGAATGAGCCAGAACTTCCCCAATGGTGGTGCTATGGACACACACTTTGCCAACATGCGATCCCTAATCCAG ATTTTGGACTCCGAGCTCTTTGAGCTGATGCACCAGAACGGAGACTACACTCACTTCTACTTCTGCTATCGCTGGTTCCTGCTTGATTTTAAGAGAG AATTGTTGTACGAGGATGTATTTACAGTGTGGGAAGTTATTTGGGCAGCAAAGCACATCTCTTCAGAACATTTTGTCCTTTTCATTGCCTTAGCACTGGTGGAGGTCTATCGAGAGATTATCCGTGATAACAACATGGACTTCACCGATATCATCAAGTTTTTTAATG AAATGGCCGAGCATCACAATGCCCAGGAAATCCTCAAGATCGCGAGAGACCTCGTCTACAAAGTGCAAACGCTGATAGAGAACAAGTGA
- the SGSM2 gene encoding small G protein signaling modulator 2 isoform X1, whose product MSCSEDAAKERLLWSVKKEVKQIMEEAVTRKFVHEDSSHIIALCGVVEACLLHMLKRRAAGFLRTDKVAALFTKVGKTYAIAGDICKKVQELQQQVESRKNQPTGQESLKRQNSTTSKSPVLTPQAIKHIWVRTALIEKVLDKIVQYIVDNCSKYYEREALLADPVCGPILASLLVGPCALEYTKLKTADHYWTDPSADELVQRHRIHGVHGRQDSPSKRPALGIRKRQSSGSTSEDRFAASAREYVESLHQNSRTHLLYGKNNVLVQPRDDMEAIPGYLSLHQSADNLTLKWTPNQLMNGTLGDSELEKSVYWDYALIVPFSQIVCIHCHQQPESGGTLVLVSQDGIQRPPLHFPQGGHLLAFLSCLENGLLPRGQLEPPLWSQQGKGKVFPKLRKRNINKSVDLDEMPEETATDYVFRIIYPGHKHENITINYHHLAASRSASVDDDEEEEDKLHAMLSMICSRNLTAPNRMKDPSDMIEMQGFSASLLSWQLEHCSQGSSCLSCSTGSSPYDLPTCCNCIHDRTPLKMLCESMKRQIVSRAFYGWLAYCRHLSTVRTHLSALVNHTIVPPDKPTSATGGLTKEVWSKYQKDKKNYKELELLRRVYYGGVQHEIRKEVWPFLLGHYKFGMTKKDMDRVDEDIALQYQKVMAEWKACEVIVKQREKESHYATLAKFSSGSSIDSHVQRLIHRDSTISNDVFISVDEMDSAERDLKGQDDPSLTVVNMDTPTAVAAVEQQSVEFDSPDSGLPSSRNYSVASGILSSIDDGQSICFEDGVEEETSMDLERTDVDTIHAQKAGLVAVEAQDSIPEEQLCSQLDYLTSGVDLAAVCAASYTIELLDTVALNLHRIDKDVQRCDRNYWYFTADNLEKLRNVMCSYVWEHLEVGYVQGMCDLLAPLMVILDSDQLAYSCFSHLMKRMSQNFPNGGAMDTHFANMRSLIQILDSELFELMHQNGDYTHFYFCYRWFLLDFKRELLYEDVFTVWEVIWAAKHISSEHFVLFIALALVEVYREIIRDNNMDFTDIIKFFNEMAEHHNAQEILKIARDLVYKVQTLIENK is encoded by the exons GAAAAATCAGCCAACTGGCCAGGAGTCCCTCAAGAGGCAGAATTCAACCACAAGCAAATCGCCTGTCCTGACACCTCAGGCCATCAAACACATCTGGGTCCGGACGGCGCTGATCGAGAAAGTGCTGGACAAAATTGTGCAGTACATAGTGGACAACTGCAG CAAATATTACGAGAGAGAAGCTCTATTGGCAGATCCTGTTTGTGGTCCAATCCTTGCTTCTCTTCTAG TTGGACCCTGCGCTCTCGAATATACCAAGCTGAAAACAGCCGACCACTACTGGACTGACCCCTCGGCCGATGAGCTGGTGCAGAGGCACCGCATTCATGGAGTACACGGCCGTCAGGACTCTCCCTCCAAACGCCCGGCGCTGGGA ATCCGGAAGCGGCAGTCCAGCGGTAGCACGTCTGAGGACCGGTTTGCTGCTTCGGCAAGGGAGTATGTGGAGTCTTTGCACCAGAACTCGAGGACACACCTGCTGTATGGGAAAAATAACGTCCTCGTTCAGCCA AGAGATGATATGGAGGCAATTCCTGGGTATCTCTCCCTGCATCAGTCAGCAGATAACTTGACTTTGAAATGGACCCCGAACCAGCTCATGAATGGGACCCTTGGGGATTCAGAACTTGAGAAAAG TGTTTACTGGGACTACGCCTTAATCGTGCCATTCAGTCAGATCGTCTGCATACACTGCCATCAGCAAC CAGAAAGTGGAGGGACATTAGTGTTGGTGAGTCAGGATGGGATTCAGAGACCTCCGCTCCATTTCCCGCAGGGAGGCCACCTCCTTGCTTTCCTCTCTTGCCTCGAAAATGGCCTTCTGCCCCGAGGGCAACTAGAGCCACCGCTTTGGTCCCAACAGGGCAAG GGTAAAGTGTTTCCAAAGCTCCGGAAAAGAAATATTAACAAGTCAGTGGATCTAGATGAAATGCCAGAGGAGACCGCTACAGACTACGTCTTCAGAATCATCTACCCAGGTCACAAGCATGAGAACA TAACTATTAACTACCACCACTTAGCTGCCAGCCGCTCTGCCTCTGtcgacgatgacgaggaggaggAAGATAAGCTACACGCAATGCTATCAATGATCTGCTCTCGGAACCTCACAGCTCCTAATAGGATGAAAG aCCCCAGCGACATGATAGAGATGCAGGGATTTAGTGCAAGCTTGTTGTCatggcagctggagcactgtAGCCAAGGTTCCTCGTGTCTCTCCTGTTCAACGGGCAGCTCTCCTTatgacctccccacctgctgcaacTGCATACACGACAG AACCCCGTTAAAGATGCTGTGTGAAAGCATGAAGAGACAAATTGTATCCAGAGCCTTCTATGGAT GGCTTGCCTACTGCCGTCATTTGTCTACAGTGCGAACACATCTGTCTGCTCTAGTGAACCACACCATCGTCCCACCCGACAAACCGACCAGCGCCACAGGAGGCCTGACAAAAGAGGTCTGGAGCAAATACCAGAAGGACAAGAAG AATTACAAGGAGTTGGAATTGCTGAGAAGAGTGTACTATGGTGGGGTGCAGCATGAGATCCGAAAGGAAGTGTGGCCCTTCTTACTAGGTCACTACAAATTTGGCATGACCAAGAAGGATATGGATCGG GTGGATGAAGACATTGCTCTCCAGTATCAGAAGGTCATGGCGGAGTGGAAAGCCTGCGAGGTGATAGTGAAGCAGCGAGAGAAGGAGTCACACTATGCCACCTTGGCTAAGTTTTCATCGGGCAGCAGCATCGACAGCCACGTCCAGCGACTGATCCACAGGGACTCCACCATCAGCAATGAC GTCTTCATCTCTGTAGATGAAATGGACTCAGCAGAGCGAGACTTAAAGGGCCAGGACGACCCTTCTTTGACTGTGGTGAACATGGACACACCAACAGCAGTTGCTGCAGTAGAGCAGCAGTCGGTAGAATTTGATTCTCCTGACTCTGGGCTGCCTTCTTCTCGGAACTACTCGGTAGCTTCAGGCATCCTCTCCAGCATCGATGACGGGCAGAGCATCTGCTTTGAAGATGGGGTAGAGGAAGAAACGAGCATGGACTTGGAAAGAACAGATGTGGACACAATCCATGCTCAGAAAGCCGGGTTGGTGGCTGTAGAGGCGCAGGATTCCATACCGGAGGAAcagctgtgctcccagctggATTATTTAACATCTGGAGTGGATCTTGCTGCTGTTTGTGCTGCGTCCTATACA ATAGAATTACTGGACACAGTTGCCTTAAATTTGCATAGAATTGATAAAGACGTCCAGAGGTGTGATCGGAACTACTGGTATTTTACTGCTGATAACCTGGAGAAGCTCCGAAATGTCATGTGCAG TTATGTTTGGGAGCACCTCGAGGTTGGCTACGTTCAAGGCATGTGCGATCTCCTGGCTCCTCTCATGGTCATACTTGACAGCG aTCAGCTGGCATACAGCTGCTTCAGCCACCTGATGAAGAGAATGAGCCAGAACTTCCCCAATGGTGGTGCTATGGACACACACTTTGCCAACATGCGATCCCTAATCCAG ATTTTGGACTCCGAGCTCTTTGAGCTGATGCACCAGAACGGAGACTACACTCACTTCTACTTCTGCTATCGCTGGTTCCTGCTTGATTTTAAGAGAG AATTGTTGTACGAGGATGTATTTACAGTGTGGGAAGTTATTTGGGCAGCAAAGCACATCTCTTCAGAACATTTTGTCCTTTTCATTGCCTTAGCACTGGTGGAGGTCTATCGAGAGATTATCCGTGATAACAACATGGACTTCACCGATATCATCAAGTTTTTTAATG AAATGGCCGAGCATCACAATGCCCAGGAAATCCTCAAGATCGCGAGAGACCTCGTCTACAAAGTGCAAACGCTGATAGAGAACAAGTGA
- the SGSM2 gene encoding small G protein signaling modulator 2 isoform X3: MSCSEDAAKERLLWSVKKEVKQIMEEAVTRKFVHEDSSHIIALCGVVEACLLHMLKRRAAGFLRTDKVAALFTKVGKTYAIAGDICKKVQELQQQVESRKNQPTGQESLKRQNSTTSKSPVLTPQAIKHIWVRTALIEKVLDKIVQYIVDNCSKYYEREALLADPVCGPILASLLVGPCALEYTKLKTADHYWTDPSADELVQRHRIHGVHGRQDSPSKRPALGIRKRQSSGSTSEDRFAASAREYVESLHQNSRTHLLYGKNNVLVQPRDDMEAIPGYLSLHQSADNLTLKWTPNQLMNGTLGDSELEKSVYWDYALIVPFSQIVCIHCHQQPESGGTLVLVSQDGIQRPPLHFPQGGHLLAFLSCLENGLLPRGQLEPPLWSQQGKGKVFPKLRKRNINKSVDLDEMPEETATDYVFRIIYPGHKHENTASRSASVDDDEEEEDKLHAMLSMICSRNLTAPNRMKDPSDMIEMQGFSASLLSWQLEHCSQGSSCLSCSTGSSPYDLPTCCNCIHDRTPLKMLCESMKRQIVSRAFYGWLAYCRHLSTVRTHLSALVNHTIVPPDKPTSATGGLTKEVWSKYQKDKKNYKELELLRRVYYGGVQHEIRKEVWPFLLGHYKFGMTKKDMDRVDEDIALQYQKVMAEWKACEVIVKQREKESHYATLAKFSSGSSIDSHVQRLIHRDSTISNDVFISVDEMDSAERDLKGQDDPSLTVVNMDTPTAVAAVEQQSVEFDSPDSGLPSSRNYSVASGILSSIDDGQSICFEDGVEEETSMDLERTDVDTIHAQKAGLVAVEAQDSIPEEQLCSQLDYLTSGVDLAAVCAASYTIELLDTVALNLHRIDKDVQRCDRNYWYFTADNLEKLRNVMCSYVWEHLEVGYVQGMCDLLAPLMVILDSDQLAYSCFSHLMKRMSQNFPNGGAMDTHFANMRSLIQILDSELFELMHQNGDYTHFYFCYRWFLLDFKRELLYEDVFTVWEVIWAAKHISSEHFVLFIALALVEVYREIIRDNNMDFTDIIKFFNEMAEHHNAQEILKIARDLVYKVQTLIENK; encoded by the exons GAAAAATCAGCCAACTGGCCAGGAGTCCCTCAAGAGGCAGAATTCAACCACAAGCAAATCGCCTGTCCTGACACCTCAGGCCATCAAACACATCTGGGTCCGGACGGCGCTGATCGAGAAAGTGCTGGACAAAATTGTGCAGTACATAGTGGACAACTGCAG CAAATATTACGAGAGAGAAGCTCTATTGGCAGATCCTGTTTGTGGTCCAATCCTTGCTTCTCTTCTAG TTGGACCCTGCGCTCTCGAATATACCAAGCTGAAAACAGCCGACCACTACTGGACTGACCCCTCGGCCGATGAGCTGGTGCAGAGGCACCGCATTCATGGAGTACACGGCCGTCAGGACTCTCCCTCCAAACGCCCGGCGCTGGGA ATCCGGAAGCGGCAGTCCAGCGGTAGCACGTCTGAGGACCGGTTTGCTGCTTCGGCAAGGGAGTATGTGGAGTCTTTGCACCAGAACTCGAGGACACACCTGCTGTATGGGAAAAATAACGTCCTCGTTCAGCCA AGAGATGATATGGAGGCAATTCCTGGGTATCTCTCCCTGCATCAGTCAGCAGATAACTTGACTTTGAAATGGACCCCGAACCAGCTCATGAATGGGACCCTTGGGGATTCAGAACTTGAGAAAAG TGTTTACTGGGACTACGCCTTAATCGTGCCATTCAGTCAGATCGTCTGCATACACTGCCATCAGCAAC CAGAAAGTGGAGGGACATTAGTGTTGGTGAGTCAGGATGGGATTCAGAGACCTCCGCTCCATTTCCCGCAGGGAGGCCACCTCCTTGCTTTCCTCTCTTGCCTCGAAAATGGCCTTCTGCCCCGAGGGCAACTAGAGCCACCGCTTTGGTCCCAACAGGGCAAG GGTAAAGTGTTTCCAAAGCTCCGGAAAAGAAATATTAACAAGTCAGTGGATCTAGATGAAATGCCAGAGGAGACCGCTACAGACTACGTCTTCAGAATCATCTACCCAGGTCACAAGCATGAGAACA CTGCCAGCCGCTCTGCCTCTGtcgacgatgacgaggaggaggAAGATAAGCTACACGCAATGCTATCAATGATCTGCTCTCGGAACCTCACAGCTCCTAATAGGATGAAAG aCCCCAGCGACATGATAGAGATGCAGGGATTTAGTGCAAGCTTGTTGTCatggcagctggagcactgtAGCCAAGGTTCCTCGTGTCTCTCCTGTTCAACGGGCAGCTCTCCTTatgacctccccacctgctgcaacTGCATACACGACAG AACCCCGTTAAAGATGCTGTGTGAAAGCATGAAGAGACAAATTGTATCCAGAGCCTTCTATGGAT GGCTTGCCTACTGCCGTCATTTGTCTACAGTGCGAACACATCTGTCTGCTCTAGTGAACCACACCATCGTCCCACCCGACAAACCGACCAGCGCCACAGGAGGCCTGACAAAAGAGGTCTGGAGCAAATACCAGAAGGACAAGAAG AATTACAAGGAGTTGGAATTGCTGAGAAGAGTGTACTATGGTGGGGTGCAGCATGAGATCCGAAAGGAAGTGTGGCCCTTCTTACTAGGTCACTACAAATTTGGCATGACCAAGAAGGATATGGATCGG GTGGATGAAGACATTGCTCTCCAGTATCAGAAGGTCATGGCGGAGTGGAAAGCCTGCGAGGTGATAGTGAAGCAGCGAGAGAAGGAGTCACACTATGCCACCTTGGCTAAGTTTTCATCGGGCAGCAGCATCGACAGCCACGTCCAGCGACTGATCCACAGGGACTCCACCATCAGCAATGAC GTCTTCATCTCTGTAGATGAAATGGACTCAGCAGAGCGAGACTTAAAGGGCCAGGACGACCCTTCTTTGACTGTGGTGAACATGGACACACCAACAGCAGTTGCTGCAGTAGAGCAGCAGTCGGTAGAATTTGATTCTCCTGACTCTGGGCTGCCTTCTTCTCGGAACTACTCGGTAGCTTCAGGCATCCTCTCCAGCATCGATGACGGGCAGAGCATCTGCTTTGAAGATGGGGTAGAGGAAGAAACGAGCATGGACTTGGAAAGAACAGATGTGGACACAATCCATGCTCAGAAAGCCGGGTTGGTGGCTGTAGAGGCGCAGGATTCCATACCGGAGGAAcagctgtgctcccagctggATTATTTAACATCTGGAGTGGATCTTGCTGCTGTTTGTGCTGCGTCCTATACA ATAGAATTACTGGACACAGTTGCCTTAAATTTGCATAGAATTGATAAAGACGTCCAGAGGTGTGATCGGAACTACTGGTATTTTACTGCTGATAACCTGGAGAAGCTCCGAAATGTCATGTGCAG TTATGTTTGGGAGCACCTCGAGGTTGGCTACGTTCAAGGCATGTGCGATCTCCTGGCTCCTCTCATGGTCATACTTGACAGCG aTCAGCTGGCATACAGCTGCTTCAGCCACCTGATGAAGAGAATGAGCCAGAACTTCCCCAATGGTGGTGCTATGGACACACACTTTGCCAACATGCGATCCCTAATCCAG ATTTTGGACTCCGAGCTCTTTGAGCTGATGCACCAGAACGGAGACTACACTCACTTCTACTTCTGCTATCGCTGGTTCCTGCTTGATTTTAAGAGAG AATTGTTGTACGAGGATGTATTTACAGTGTGGGAAGTTATTTGGGCAGCAAAGCACATCTCTTCAGAACATTTTGTCCTTTTCATTGCCTTAGCACTGGTGGAGGTCTATCGAGAGATTATCCGTGATAACAACATGGACTTCACCGATATCATCAAGTTTTTTAATG AAATGGCCGAGCATCACAATGCCCAGGAAATCCTCAAGATCGCGAGAGACCTCGTCTACAAAGTGCAAACGCTGATAGAGAACAAGTGA